A window of the Lolium perenne isolate Kyuss_39 chromosome 7, Kyuss_2.0, whole genome shotgun sequence genome harbors these coding sequences:
- the LOC127312932 gene encoding cell number regulator 2, translated as MDAAEGKPTPAAAPSHPQGPPQVNPWSTGLFDCTQDPASCWLTCLCPCITFGQLAEIVDRGSTSSGASGALYMGIGILTGWEFQWIYSCFYRTKMRAQYGLQETPFPDCCVHCLCEPCAICQEYRELRNRGFVMDIGWHANMELQQQQGRGGTAATSPPAMHADGMTR; from the exons ATGGACGCTGCCGAGGGGAAGCCAACACCGGCGGCGGCGCCGTCCCACCCTCAAGGGCCGCCGCAGGTGAACCCCTGGTCGACGGGGCTGTTCGACTGCACGCAGGACCCGGCGAGCTGCTGGCTGACGTGCCTGTGCCCGTGCATCACCTTCGGTCAGCTGGCGGAGATCGTGGACCGCGGGTCGACGTCGAGCGGTGCGAGCGGGGCGCTGTACATGGGGATCGGGATCCTCACGGGCTGGGAGTTCCAGTGGATCTACTCCTGCTTCTACCGCACCAAGATGCGCGCGCAGTACGGCCTCCAGGAGACCCCCTTCCCGGACTGCTGCGTCCACTGCCTCTGCGAGCCCTGCGCCATCTGCCAGGAGTACCGCGAGCTCAGGAACCGAGGCTTCGTCATGGACATCG GATGGCACGCCAACATGGAGCTCCAGCAGCAGCAGGGCCGCGGCGGCACGGCTGCGACCTCGCCGCCCGCCATGCACGCAGACGGGATGACCCGCTGA